One part of the Diadema setosum chromosome 22, eeDiaSeto1, whole genome shotgun sequence genome encodes these proteins:
- the LOC140245246 gene encoding C4b-binding protein beta chain-like produces MVRCSWASTECTSESAVKLICRVPGYLGCYDGLQSTQLGFLLRSIPKYGVMTDLECATMCREQRHIADVVAFKYQSACSCVPSETFSDLSSLATYLHGQSCPRMVEPDWRSAVFYAFNVSYGFCDQLGDIQNGKWDSTNTWFGSLVTLTCDQGFILNGNATLQCVGLPGRSTYFPAWNSSIPSCQVVNTSKMYCNHPGNVSYGEWNSTDVSLGSAITLTCDDNYVINGCDILQCIRFPDNNTLDWNASLPTCLNVENMSQGNLSRCGHPSKVSHGKWNSDTMRVGSMVTLECDEGYRVSGSATLLCVTSSDENTSTYLPGWNASIPSCQPLERLYS; encoded by the exons ATGGTACGGTGTTCATGGGCAAGTACTGAATGCACTTCCGAGAGTGCAGTGAAGCTGATATGCCGAG TACCCGGGTATCTCGGATGCTACGACGGATTGCAAAGTACACAACTCGGTTTTCTACTTCGGAGTATCCCCAAATATGGAGTCATGACTGATTTGGAGTGCGCCACTATGTGTCGTGAACAAAGACACATCGCTGATGTAGTAGCTTTCAAATACCAAAGTGCATGCTCATGCGTCCCGTCAGAGACATTTTCTGACTTGTCCTCTTTAGCAACATATCTTCACGGACAGTCATGTCCTAGAATGGTGGAACCAGATTGGCGGTCTGCTGTATTTTACGCATTTAATG TTTCATACGGATTTTGCGACCAACTTGGCGATATTCAGAACGGTAAATGGGACTCTACCAACACGTGGTTTGGTTCCCTGGTAACCCTCACCTGTGACCAAGGATTCATCCTCAATGGCAACGCGACACTGCAGTGTGTAGGACTACCCGGACGGTCGACTTACTTCCCGGCTTGGAATTCGTCGATCCCATCTTGCCAAGTGGTCAACa CCTCTAAGATGTACTGCAATCATCCTGGTAATGTGTCTTACGGAGAATGGAACTCAACCGATGTGTCACTGGGATCTGCAATAACTCTCACTTGCGATGACAATTACGTCATCAATGGCTGTGACATTCTGCAATGTATAAGATTTCCTGACAACAATACGCTTGACTGGAATGCATCGTTACCAACTTGTCTGAATGTCGAGAATATGTCTCAGG GTAACTTGTCGAGATGTGGTCATCCTAGTAAAGTATCGCACGGAAAATGGAATTCAGACACCATGCGGGTTGGATCCATGGTCACCTTGGAGTGTGATGAAGGCTACCGAGTCAGTGGTAGTGCGACGTTGCTTTGTGTGACATCATCCGACGAAAATACATCAACATATTTGCCAGGGTGGAACGCATCCATTCCATCTTGCCAACCATTAGAAA